ATGATTATCGCGATGGCCGATTCGTTCGACGCGCTCACCAGCGACAGGCCTTACCGGAAGGCGACCCACCCCGAGATCGCGCTGAAGGAACTGAAGAAGTCCATCGGCAAGCAGTTCGACCAGCCGACATTCGACGCGCTCGTCCGCCATCTCAAGAAAATCACCATGATCCGGCAGAGCCTTATATTATAATCTATTACCCTATCAGTAATTATACGGCAGCGAACTCTTTTTCTTAATGAAGCTATTCCGCAGTTCCTTCAGCAGGTTTTTCTCCGCCTCGGACGTCAACGCGGCCTGCGGGTCCTGCGAAATATCCTCTACAGACGGAGACCATGACGCGCCGTAACCGTATCCGGTCACATTCCAGATCGTCCCGCCGCCGGGAAGGATGATTTTCAGGTTCAGGAAATGCGACTCCGAGTAAACGAGGTCTTCCCCGTCGGGGCCGGTAATCTTTTCCGGCTCGCCCTGCTGTTGGCGGGTGTACTCGCCCGAGAGATAAATATCGCATTTTTTATTTTTCGCGTCCTCGGCGTCCTTCATCGAGTAGCAGTCGAATCCCTGCATCGCAAGAACGTTTAAAAGCGGTATGTAGGTATAACCGAAATAGCCGAGCTTTTTATACTTTTTCTTATCCGGCATAAAACGCGAGATTGCTTCGGTAACCGCGAAGGTGAACGGGATTTTCCCGATATTTTTTACCAGCATATCGTACTGTTTGAGTTTCCCCAGCGCGAGGCATGCCGAATAATAGAGCGTTTTATCGCCGAGGTATTGCGAGATATTCTCGGCGGCGGCTTGAGTTCCCAGATCGCCGATAGCCTCGATTACCGCGCCGGTCAGTTCCTTCGACTGCGTCATCTTCTTACCGGACTTCGATCCATCCCCGAAGAATAATTCCGCCATCTGCTCGCCCGTGCGGAAATCCCCGGAAAGGCCGAGTATCTTCACGCAGTTGATGCGTACCGCAAGCGGCACATCGTCGCGAATCAGCGTCCCGAGGAGGTCGCCGATAAAGTCCGCGAATACGGACTTATCCTGTATCTGCGTCAGCGAATTGAGGATTACGGGATGGAGTTCCGCGAGGTCGGGATTCCGCATGAACTGGATAAATAGCTCGATCACGTTCTTATCGGTGATACCGGAAAATATTTCCACTATCGTATGCATGGATCTGACAGGAAATCCCTTCGTGCGCAATAACAGCAGGAGCGGGATAAACTGCTTCCGGTCGATATTATCGATATAGGATATACGTTTCAGTATGCTTAAAAGCTCTTCCGTCTGCGGATGGATTTTATTTGGCACAGTAAGCAAGCCGATCAGCGGCGCGATGGAATTCGTCCCCATCGCGACCAATGCGTCCTTTTCCAGCGCCAGCGGGTCGCGGTTCACCAGTTCGTCGATCAGTTCGACCAGATTGGAATCGATATTATTCAGCAGGAGGAACTCGCGCGCCAATTCAGGATGAGACTTCGATAAATACACGGTCGCGGCCTTCATGGCGGTCTGACGCGACTGCCAGTCCAATTGGTCGATCAGGTTCGTGATTTTCTGAAAATACGGCATGGTATCGAACGAGACGATTTTTGAAAGCTGTTCGAGGATTTTCGTGATCTTCGTCACAAATAAAAAATGCGACACATTGGTATCCGGGACGATGAGTTCCGCGAAGATGGATTTCGCGCCGGGAATATCCTTTCCCGAAAGATGCGCGGCAAACTCGCTGAGAAAACCGGACTCCTCGACCGCATCCTGCATATCCCCCGTCTTGGCATATTTGTACGCGTTGACCGGATCGATCGGCGCGAGAGCAAGCGCGATTTTCCGCAGTACGGCATTTTTATTGGTGATGAAATTTGTCATACCGAACGCTATCTCAAGGTGCTTCTGGAACCCCGTGGGAAGTTGAAGCATGAGGGTGGTCACATTCTGGATCACGTCCAGTTTATAATTTTCCTCGATGATCTGGTTGACGAAAAACACCGACCGCTGGGGCTTGTTCTGGACAAGCGATACCGCGACCGCGGAAAGCAGTTCCGAATAAGTCTCGTCGTTATTATATAACTCGTTCAGGTACTCTATCCCGGATGTGATATCTCCGCCGATCTGATATTTCGCGATCGACAGCAGCTTTTTGCTTTTCTCATACGGGTCCTTGAAGGAACGGGCGTTTTTTACGGCGAGATCGAGAATACTCTGCCCTTTCTTGCCGTCGACGCCGCCGAATATCCCGGAGAGTTCCAGTAATAAGTCGATATTTTCCCTGATCCGCAACGCGTACTGATAGGCCATATCCGGGTCGCTCGCGATCAACCCCTTCGCAAGGTAAAAATTCGCTTCGTCGATATATATCCTTTTATCCATGTGGGAGATCACCGACTCGATATCCTTGAGATGCTTGCTTTCCTCTTCGTCCGCGAGGAGCATCCCCATAATCTTCGAAACCGCCTGGATAAAATCCAGCCTGTACCGGTCTTTCGACAGGTACTCCGTCAGTTCGAATGCCTGATTGATCAGTTCGAGCCCTTCCTTCTTCTTCAGGCTATAGTAGGAACTGCCCAACTCCATCATCAGGATCGATTTCATCGCGAGCGCGTCTTCGCCCTGCAGGGAGGAGACATGCTTATTCAGCTCGCTCATAATCTTCCACGAATAATCGGGGTCGAGCTTGATAAATAAAGACGTAATCTGTATCCTCGCGCGAAGCTGAAGGATGGGATCGCGGATAAAATCCGACAGTTTCAGCGCGACTATGAGGTTGCTGATTTGACGGTTTTTCTGATAGGCTTCGTTGGTGATTAAACCGATCAGGGGAGCCATCGAAAATTCGGCGGAATTGACAAGCCCTATTTCGGCGGCATAGGCGATGGTCTGATTCCCGGAGAGGAGGGCCTGCAGGAGGAACGGGATTTCCTTCCCGGAAAAGCGCAGGGGATTGTTCGCTTCGATAATTTCCTGCGCCGCCTGCATCGCGGTAATATTTTTATTAGAGTTCAAGCGTTCCGCCGGACTTGCGCACGATGCGAGCGCTATCGCCAAAAGAAGGATGATTAACCCGGAAAATGCTTTATAGTTATGCCTTTTCTGCATTTACGCCCCCTTAATATGATTAGTGCAATTACCAGCCGCATTATTTTATTGGGTTTTTCTTTAAAAGTCAAGATGAGTCCTTCAAGCCGATTTTTTGATTATATCGCGGTTTTTTGTTACAATGTGTCTCGTTTGTCCGGCGGGATTGTTCCACCCCATCAGGACACGCTCAGGAGGCTCGTTTGATTACCCGTTTCGCAGCAGTCTTCATTCTTCTATTTGCCGCTTCCGCATATCCGCAGACGGCTCAGACTCCGTTAAACGCGGCCGATGCGGAGAAAATTGTCTCCGATCTGCTGATATCCACCCTCGGAAAAGCCAAGGCGGATATCGTATCCGCGGAGCTGAGGCCTGTCTATCTGTCGCAGGGAGAATATTTCGGCGTTCTGGTAACCTTCCTCCATTTTTTATCCAGCCACCCTACCCTGAACAATGTGGGATTGCTCACACAGGCGGCGCGTTTCTATGTGAAAAACTATCCTCTAATCGTGGGGACGCTCCGTGAAAAAGACGCGATCCTGCTCCGCGCGGCGGATAAACTCCTTTTCCTCTATTATAAATCTCCCCAGAACGATAATCCCGATCCGAATAGTGAAAATCTATCTTTTCAGCAGAACAGCGCCTTTTTGAAAAACCAGATACCGGAAAAACAGGTCAATCTGCGTGGATACGAATTAATGCTCACTTTATTCGATTACCTGAAATCGAAATGGGCTTACTATCCAAAGCTGAAACCGTAAGCATCTTAGTTATTCGGAGGATTGAATGCGCCGTTTTTATATCATACTGTTTATCCTGTTCACCGCCATGCCCGCGGTATTATCCGCGGGAAAGTTCTTCGTCAAGGCCGGCGCAGGCGGAGGGTACGATACCAATCCCCTGCTTTCCATTCAGGCGGCGGGCGGGCTTTTCGGGACTGCCCATATTTTCGTGGAGGGCCTGACCGGCGAGAAACCCTACGAGGTGTACGGGGCGATCGATCTGTTCAGCGTCCTCAATACTAACTATTTGCTGATCGACGGGGAGGGCACGATCGGGGTGATTTATAACCCCTCGCTCTATACCATCCTTCGCGCGCTTCTCACCTACCGTTATCAGATGGATATTAATAATGCCGTCAAGGCGGTATTCGACTTCCGGCACGATCTCAGCAGTTTCCTCACAGGGCACGCCGGGTACGAGTACGACAGCGCATACACTCTAGCGAATATCCCATATGAATCCGTACTCGGCCATAAGCTGATACTGGGCGGGAATATGGATTTGTTCGGCGTCGGGTATCTCGATTTCGAGTTTAACTACTTGCAGAGGAACTATTTCCAGATCACTGTCGCGAGCAATACGCTGAAAAATGACCTGCTGAACGGTTCGCTGTTATTCACAATAAACGCCGATTATTCGCTGACGTTCAAGTTCGGATACGCGCTGTCGAGGAATATCTCGTCGGAAAACAGTCTGATCGTCTATTCCACGACCAACCAGATTATCCGTTATAATACCGGATGGAAACAGACGGCGATCGCGGGACTGGAATGGAACCCCGCGCCGGAGTACCGTCTGGGCGTATTCGCGCAGGCAGAGTACTCGATGCTGGATATTCCGCAGAAGAGCGAGATGGTCTACTCGGCGGGAATCCTGAACTCTATCTATCTCACCCCGTCATGGAAACTCGAGATACCTCTGACCTATACCGCCCGGAAGAGCGGATTTATCCCGGAGTTCGAACGGTTCCGCGCGGGCATGGAAATTTATTTCCTTTACTAGCCTTATTTTACCGGCGACGGATAGAAAAACTCCGACAGCTTCGCAAGCGCATCGGGCATCAACCCCCGCCAGTAGTTCCATGTATGCGCGCCCGGCGATATCGTGTACCCGTAGACATTCCCGTCCCGGTCTAACACTTTCTTCAGCGCCTGCACCGTCGGATAACACAGCGTGTCCTCCGACCCGCAAAAGATATCCAGCATGAAATCCGCTTTCAAAGGTTTATCCCGGTAATCATCAAGATAGTACTTCTGATCGAAATACCCGCTGAGCGAGATGCAGTACCCGAAACGGGCGGGATTTCTCTGCGCGAGGTAAAACGCCCCGAAGCCGCCCATCGACATCCCCATAACCGCGGTATTTTCCTTACCTGGCTTGACGCCGTAGTTCGCGGATACAAAATCATAGAGTTCGGTCACTATAAATTTCTCATGCTGATTGGTATAGAACGATTTTCCCGCCGACGGCATCACGATGATAAACGGTTTTATCGCCCCCTTCGCGAGAAAGTTATCCATATAATTCTGGATATTCCCCTGCTTCGTCCATTGGTGCTCGTTCTGGCCGAGCCCGTGCAGCAGGAACAGGACGGGGTATTTTGCATCATTGTTATAGCCCGCCGGGAGATAGAGATTAAACGTTACCTTCTTCCCGAACGTCTTGCTCTGAAATCCGATATTCGTCAATAACCCGTGCGGGACGCCCGGGCGGTAGATAAATCCCGCGTCATTCGTGCCCAGTACGAGCACGGAATTGAACCCGCCGAAACCGTCGTCCATCCTGTCGGGGTTGGCTGGGTCGGATTTCCATACCCCGTCGACCACAAATTTATACTGGCAGACGCCCTCGTCAATAAAGAGAGTAACCGTCCATACTCCTGCGTCCCCCGCTTTCATCGGGATAGACTTTGGGTTCCAGTTATTCATTTCGCCCGCGAGGAATACCTCCTCCGCGCCGGGATCGGTATAACTGAATTGATGCCCGAGCTTTCCCGCCCCGGGCTTGGTATTGTTGTTACCGCCGCAGCCCAACAATACTATTCCGGTGACTATGACCGCAAAAAGTATTATTTTCCGCATATATCCTCCAATCAACGAATGTTATTTATCGTCGGCCGCGGAGAGTTTCTCGCGGACATATCTTTCCCGCAGCGCGTCCAACGGCCGCAGGGCGCCGTTATCGGTATAATGCCAGTATATCCACCCGTTGCACTGACGCGCGTCCTGAGCATGCGCCCCCGCGCGGTGGATCGATCCCCTGAAACCGCCGGCGATAATCGAACCGTCCGCGCAGACCTTCGCCTCGACACTCCGCCGCGCATCGACCAGCAATTCCCCCTCGCGCAGGTATTCCGCCTCGATCAGGTTGCCGAGCGTCACGCGCGGGAAATCCCGCCGGGACGGAGTATGATAGAGGTCTTTATCGTCAATAGCGGCGGGAATTGAATCGATACGCGCGCGCGCAGTCCCGATATACCCCGTGTCGCGTTCGATCCCCACCCAGTTCCGTCCGAGTTTTTTCGCGGCCGCGCCGGTGGTGCCGGTGCCGAAGAACGGGTCGAGGATGATGTCGCCGGGGTTGGTAGACGCCATTATCGCACGGCGGAGCAGGGATTCGGGCTTCTGGGTGGGATGCGCCTTCTCGCCGCCGCTGCGCTCGCGTTCGCCGCCGGAGCAGATGGGGAGCTCCCAATCGCTGCGCATCTGCTTCTCGCCGTTCAGCATCTTCATCGCCTGGTAGTTGAACGTGTACCGTTTCTGATCGCGGGACTTCTTCGCCCAAATCATCGTCTCGTGCGCGTTGGTAAACCGCACCCCGTTGAAGTTCGGCATCGGGTTCGTCTTCACCCAGATGACGTCGTTCAGAATCCAGAATCCTATATCCTGCATGATTTTACCGACACGGAAAATATTGTGATAGGAGCCGATGACCCAGATAGTGGCGTCGTCCTTCATCGCGCGGCGGCAACCGTTCAGCCATCGCGAGGTGAACCCGTCGTAGTCCTCGAACGAATCGAAACGGTCCCATATGTCGTCGACTGCGTCGACTTTCGTCTGGTTCGGCCTGTAAAGGTCGCGGTCGAGCTGGAGAAAGTACGGAGGATCGGCGAATACCATATCGAAACTTTTTTCAGGGAGGGCGTCAAGTACCTGAAGGCAATCGCCCTCGATGACGGAGTTGGTTATCTCTTGAATCGTCATAATTCCCGCCGCGTGAATTGATCGGGGGATACTCTATTCGCTGAATTCAAGGAAGGAAAGTTCGGCGAATTCGAGGATACGCCGTACTCTGGGCTGAATATGTTTGACTTCGAGCTTTTTCTCACGCGCATGGTTATATTTACCCGCGATAACCAGCAGGCGGATGCCCTGCGAATCGATATAGTGGACGCGTGAAAAATCGAAGGTGAAAAAGGCGCAGTCCGCCTTCCCCGCCTCGTCCGAAATATCGGTATCGAGAGTTTCCATCGAGAATGCGGTAATCTCGCCGTTGGGCCGGTACAAAATGGAATTATTAGACAGTTTTTCTTTGTAAAACTGCATACCCCGTTCCTTTTTTAATTCATTTCCTATACTTTAAGCCCATTCGTAAAAAATATCAAATAATTTGTCGTTTTGGAATTTTATCGCCGCGCCGGGAAATTCTCCGTGGGCAGTTCTAATAACTCAATAATAATTCAGAGATTACCAAATAGGAAAACAACCCTGTCATTGCGAGCGCAGGCGAAGCAATCTATTCTATTGTCATTTAATAAATTACATAGACTGCTTCGTCACAGCGTTCCTCGCAGTGACATAGTAAAATCTTCTTTATTCGATAATTATACGTATTCATTTCATTTCCATGAAGTTTTTAGAACTGCCCCCGGGATATTTGCCATTTCCCACGTAAATAGTTATAATTTAACCGTAGGGAGGCGTTTATGGAAAAACGCGGCGTCATCATCGGTATCGAGAATCACAAGACACTGGTTCAGCTCGGCTCGGGCGAGGCGAATAACTGCGGCGGGTGCAAGCTCCACGGGATATGCAAGCCCGACAAGACCGGCGCGATTATCGAAATCCCCGGCAGGACGCATTACTCCGTCGGTACGCCGGTCACCCTCACGATGAACGAGACCCGTTCGATTATCGGGGCGTTCTTTCTGTTTATCTTCCCCATCATCGCGGCTATCCTCGGTTTCATCCTCTTCCGCGCGCTCGGATTCACCGAGGGAATCTGTATCCTCGGGAGCATCGGCTCCCTGATCGCAAGCGTCGCGCTCTTTCTCGTATTCGAACGTTTATTCCTCAGCCACATGCGTATAAATCCTGTCGAAGACTCGGAAAAACCCTTCTAATTTTAAAAAGTTCCGCACATTACGCACATTTTTTTCATCTAACTATTGCATATTTTTTCTACATATAGTATAATGATATAGGGAATCGGATGCGCCTTTTTTAGGCGTTTTACGCACAGTTTTTGCAGATATTAACGGGAGGGGATTTTGAGAAACGGAATCTGGAAAGGGGCCCTGATAGCGGCTTTTATTCTCGTATCCGGCGGAGTTGGTTTTGCGCAGGCCGCCGGCCAAATCCCTATTCCCACCATCGACTTTAACCTGCGTCCCGCCCAGTCTCCCCAGGAAGTCGCGACCGCCCTGCAGGTATTGTTCCTCATCACCATCATCTCCCTCGCGCCGACCCTGCTCATCCTGCTGACCTCGTTCGTCCGTATCTATATCGTGCTTTCGTTCGTCAGCCGCGGCCTCGCGACCCAGACTATTCCCCCCAACCAGGTCATCGTCGGACTCGCGCTCTTTATCAGCCTGTTTACGATGTACCCCGTGTTCAGTAAATCCTACGATCAGGGCATCAAGCCTTATCTCGACGGGAAAATCACGCTCGACGAGGGATTCTCTAAGGGGGTCGAGCCCATTAGGGAATTCATGTTCCATGTAACCGCTCCGAAATATATTTTCCGTTTCGTCCAGCTCGCGGGTATCGAACGCCCCGCGACTCCCGCGGAAGTCCCTACCCATGTGCTGATCCCCGCGTTTATCCTCAACGAGCTGACGATCGCGTTCTATATGGGGATGCTGCTGCTGATTCCGTTCACCGTGATCGATATCGTAGTCGCGAGCACATTGATGTCCATGGGTATGATGATGCTCCCGCCTATTATGATATCGTTCCCGCTCAAGATACTCCTTTTCGTTCTCGTGGACGGGTGGAACCTGCTGGTCGAGAAACTGGTGCTGAGTTTCAGGCTATGAGGGGGCGGATATGAGTCAGGGGCTGGTTCTCCAAATCGTAAACGAGACTATCTATATCATAATAGTGTTATTAATACCGTTACTCGGGGTGGGAATGATTATCGGTCTGATCATCAGTATCATTCAGGCCACCACCTCCATTCAGGAGCAGACATTGACGTTTGTGCCGAAAATGATCGCGATCCTTCTCCTTCTGGTGTTCTTCGGGCCGTTTTTCCTGAACTCGCTGATCGACTTCACGAACCGCCTGATGAATATGATCGCGAACGCGAAGATGTAACGGGTTCCGGGGATGATATACGACGTTTTTATAAACAGTTTTCAGGTATTTTTAATCGTGTTCGCGCGGCTGATGGGGATGTTTGTTACCGCGCCGTTTTTCTCCGGTATGGCGATGCCGATGACCATGCGGCTGGGCTTTACCTTCTTCGTATCGCTGGTCTCGGTACCGATTGTATTAACGATGAACGTCGAGGCCGCTCCGAATCTGGTCGCCTACGGGGTTCAGTTGGTCTCCAATTTTATTCTCGGCGCGGGTATCGGATTTTTTGTGTTTATCATCATCGCGTCGTTTCAGGTATCGGCGCAGATGTTCAGTATCCCGATGGGGCTCGGTATGAACGAGGTCGTCGACCCGATGTCCAGCATCGAAGTCCCGGCGGTGGGTAATATCCTCGGTATACTGATACTTTTCCTGCTGATACGGGTGGACGGGCATTTTTACCTGATACACCTGATTGTGAACAGTTTCCGGACCGTGACGGTGCTCAGCTTCCAGTCGATAGAAGTGCTCGAGAAAGGGATGTCCGCCGCGGTAATGATTATGTTCGATACGGGTTTGAAAATCGCCCTGCCGATTATCGCGCTTACGCTGATGCTCGATATGGCGATGGGTTTGATTTCGCGGGTCGCCCCGCAGTTTAATGTGATGATAATGGGTTTCAATATAAAACTTTTAGCGGGCTTCGTAATTCTTTGGCTTGCCATTCCAGCCATCGTGGATCTGGGGATGCTGATTATCAACGGGATTATGAATACGGCGAAGGAGATTTTGACCCAGATGTAAAAAGAGGGGTATGCGGATAAGGGAGGGGAATCTTTCTGCTTACCTCTCACCTATTTTTGAGGTGAGAATGACCGATGTTGTGAACGAACGGCTCGACTTATTTCTGGGCTTGCGCGATGCCGAATTTCTGTCCGCGTTCCGCTACGACCTGCAAAGGTTCGCGGCGGAGGACGAGGGACGTACCGAAGACCCGACTCAGCAGAAACGCCGGAAAGCCCGCGAAGAGGGAAATGTCCCTAAATCGCAGGAACTGGTGTCTATTATCGTATTTCTGCTGACTTTCTGGACGGTATGTCTGATCGCGGAGATGCTTTTAGATACATTCTCCCGTATTATGACCTACTATTTCGAGAATCTCCTCACTATTCAGGTCACCAAAAACAGCGCGGACGCCGCGTTCGCGGATATCCTCGGCATGATGGCGCAGGCGCTTCTCCCGATCATGGCAGTGGGGGTGATTTCCTCGCTTCTCGCGAACCTGATCCAGACCGGGTTCATGTTCAGCGCGAAAAAAATCTCGTTCAACTTCAGTAAAATCTTAACCAATATCGGACCGAACCTGAAAAAAATGTTCTGGTCGAGCGAAACGCTGTTCAACCTGATCAAGTCGATCTTTAAGGTGGTCGCGGTGTTCGCGATCGCGTTCCTGATTGTCAACGCTAACATGGGCCAGATCATACAGTTTACGCGGATGAATATCGTCAACTCCATGTCCATGATTGCCGGACTGATCTTCCAGTTCGTCTCGTTCGCGGGCATACTGCTTCTGGTCTTCGCGCTCGCTGATTACGCGTTCCAAAGGTATATCTTTACCCAGTCGTTGAAGATGACCAAGCAGGAAGTCAAACAGGAAATGAAGGATACGGAAGGCAATCCTGAAATCCGGGCGCGTATCGCCGAGATGGGACGCAGGCTTCTCCGTCAAAATCTCGCCCGCGAAGTCCCG
The Brevinematales bacterium genome window above contains:
- a CDS encoding site-specific DNA-methyltransferase, with product MTIQEITNSVIEGDCLQVLDALPEKSFDMVFADPPYFLQLDRDLYRPNQTKVDAVDDIWDRFDSFEDYDGFTSRWLNGCRRAMKDDATIWVIGSYHNIFRVGKIMQDIGFWILNDVIWVKTNPMPNFNGVRFTNAHETMIWAKKSRDQKRYTFNYQAMKMLNGEKQMRSDWELPICSGGERERSGGEKAHPTQKPESLLRRAIMASTNPGDIILDPFFGTGTTGAAAKKLGRNWVGIERDTGYIGTARARIDSIPAAIDDKDLYHTPSRRDFPRVTLGNLIEAEYLREGELLVDARRSVEAKVCADGSIIAGGFRGSIHRAGAHAQDARQCNGWIYWHYTDNGALRPLDALRERYVREKLSAADDK
- a CDS encoding STAS domain-containing protein, with protein sequence MQFYKEKLSNNSILYRPNGEITAFSMETLDTDISDEAGKADCAFFTFDFSRVHYIDSQGIRLLVIAGKYNHAREKKLEVKHIQPRVRRILEFAELSFLEFSE
- a CDS encoding SoxR reducing system RseC family protein translates to MEKRGVIIGIENHKTLVQLGSGEANNCGGCKLHGICKPDKTGAIIEIPGRTHYSVGTPVTLTMNETRSIIGAFFLFIFPIIAAILGFILFRALGFTEGICILGSIGSLIASVALFLVFERLFLSHMRINPVEDSEKPF
- the fliP gene encoding flagellar type III secretion system pore protein FliP (The bacterial flagellar biogenesis protein FliP forms a type III secretion system (T3SS)-type pore required for flagellar assembly.), with the protein product MLRNGIWKGALIAAFILVSGGVGFAQAAGQIPIPTIDFNLRPAQSPQEVATALQVLFLITIISLAPTLLILLTSFVRIYIVLSFVSRGLATQTIPPNQVIVGLALFISLFTMYPVFSKSYDQGIKPYLDGKITLDEGFSKGVEPIREFMFHVTAPKYIFRFVQLAGIERPATPAEVPTHVLIPAFILNELTIAFYMGMLLLIPFTVIDIVVASTLMSMGMMMLPPIMISFPLKILLFVLVDGWNLLVEKLVLSFRL
- the fliQ gene encoding flagellar biosynthesis protein FliQ — encoded protein: MSQGLVLQIVNETIYIIIVLLIPLLGVGMIIGLIISIIQATTSIQEQTLTFVPKMIAILLLLVFFGPFFLNSLIDFTNRLMNMIANAKM
- a CDS encoding flagellar biosynthetic protein FliR; translation: MIYDVFINSFQVFLIVFARLMGMFVTAPFFSGMAMPMTMRLGFTFFVSLVSVPIVLTMNVEAAPNLVAYGVQLVSNFILGAGIGFFVFIIIASFQVSAQMFSIPMGLGMNEVVDPMSSIEVPAVGNILGILILFLLIRVDGHFYLIHLIVNSFRTVTVLSFQSIEVLEKGMSAAVMIMFDTGLKIALPIIALTLMLDMAMGLISRVAPQFNVMIMGFNIKLLAGFVILWLAIPAIVDLGMLIINGIMNTAKEILTQM
- the flhB gene encoding flagellar biosynthesis protein FlhB, producing the protein MTDVVNERLDLFLGLRDAEFLSAFRYDLQRFAAEDEGRTEDPTQQKRRKAREEGNVPKSQELVSIIVFLLTFWTVCLIAEMLLDTFSRIMTYYFENLLTIQVTKNSADAAFADILGMMAQALLPIMAVGVISSLLANLIQTGFMFSAKKISFNFSKILTNIGPNLKKMFWSSETLFNLIKSIFKVVAVFAIAFLIVNANMGQIIQFTRMNIVNSMSMIAGLIFQFVSFAGILLLVFALADYAFQRYIFTQSLKMTKQEVKQEMKDTEGNPEIRARIAEMGRRLLRQNLAREVPKADVIITNPTHIAVALKYDPNYMNSPIIIAKGEGVFAQRIKDIAKENNIMIIENKPLARELFAKVEVGEQIPAEFFQAIARILSIVYQTRSSVAA